The window CAGGAGCCGTCGGGCGTCGGGTAGTCGTCGCCGAACACGACCGGGCGGCGGCGCGCGGTGATCGCCCGGAACGTGCAGGGGATCAGGTTGGTCTCGCAGATGTCGCCGAGCTCCGGAGCGCCGGCGCCGACGACATTGAAGTAGCGCAGGCTCGCCCAGTTCAGCCGGCCGGTCAGGCCCGCGTCAGTGATCATCCACTCGCAGGTCAGCTTGGTGCGCCCGTACGGGCTCTCCGGCCGGGTCGGGGTTTCCTCGTCGACGAACTCGTCCTCCGGCGTGCCGATCACCGAGCAGCTCGAGGAGAACACGATCCGGTCGACGCCGGCCTCGGCCATCGCGGACAACAGCGACCGACAGCCGCCGACGTTCTGCTCCCAGTAGAAGAGCGGGCGCTCCACCGACTCCGGCAGCGACTTCTTCCCGGCCAGATGGACGACGCCGTCGACCCCGTGCTCGCGCAGCGTCGCCGTCACCCGGCCCTGGTCAAGCACGTCCGCCTCGACGAACGCGACCCTGTCCGGCACCAGTTCGCGCTGCCCCGTGGACAGGTCGTCGAGCACGACGACGTCCAGGCCCGCATCCAACAGGGAACGCACGACGTGCGCCCCGATGTAGCCCGCACCGCCCGTGACCAGCCACGACATGCGCCAGAGGTTATCGTTTCGAGCGCAGTGCCCCCGACCCACGGGGTTCCGGCGCGCCTGACCGGTCCCGGCAGGCATCCGTGGGACACCACGGTCGGATGAACCGAGGCCCCGGTCCGGATCGAAGGATGGGTGAATGACTCGCGACCCCGAGTCTGTGCCGGGGGCTCCGGTCGGGAGCCGGCCCAGCATGGCGCAGCTGCGGGTCAGCGAACGGGCCGAGAACTTCCCGGTGGCGCTGCGGCTGCTGCCCGGCCGGGAACGGGCCCGGCTGCGCGCCTGCTACGACACGGTGCGGACCATCGACGACGTCTCCGACCGCACGCCCGGCGACGCGACCGCCGCACTGCTCGCCCTCCGTGCCGACCTGGACCGGATCTGGACGCCCGGCCCGGCCCCGGAGTCACCGGTGCTGCGGCGACTGGCCGGCACGGTCCGCGAACTCGGGCTGACGGCGCAGCCGTTCCACGACCTGATCGCCGCCGGGTTGGCCGACCAACGGGTCACCGAGTACCCGACGTTCGAGGACCTGCGCGGCTACTGCCGGCTGTCGGCCGACCCGGTCGGCCGCCTGGTGCTGGCCACGTTCGACGTCCGCGACCCGGCCGCGGAGCCGTTGGCGGACCAGATCTGCACCGCGCTGCAGTTGCTCGAGCACTGGCAGGACGTCGCCGAGGACCGCCGGATGGGTCGCGTCTACCTGCCGGGGGAGGATCGCAAGCGGTTCGGGGTCGAGCCCAGTGACCTCGACGCGCACCGGGCGAGCCCTGCGGTGCGCGAGCTGCTGCGGTTCGAGACTGTCCGGGCGGCGGAGTTGCTGGCGGCCGGTTCGGCGCTGGTGGGTCGACTTCGCGGGTTCGCCCGGATCGCCGTCGCGGGTTACGTGGCCGGCGGGTTGGCGACCGTCCAGGCTCTGCGGCGAGCCGGGTACGACTCGCTCAGCGCGACCCCACGGCCTCGTCCGCTGGACGTGGTGAGCGCCGGCGCCCGGGTCGCCGCACGCGGTGACGCTGCGTGGGCCGCTACTCTGTGTGCTGGCTGAGAGGCAGTCCCACGACGTCAGAAGCTCTCTGGAAGTGACGGGAGGTACGCGTTGAGCGACCGACTCCTCGTCGCCAACCGGGCCTGCGCGCAGATCACCCGAACCGAGGCCCGGAATTTCTACTACGGCATCCGGTTGCTGCCCGCGCCCAAGCGGTCCGCGTTGTGCGCCGTCTACGCCCTGGCCCGGCGAATCGACGACATCGGCGACGGCACCGGATCAGCCGAGGAGAAGGCCGCCCGACTGGCCGCACTGCGGGCCGGCCTGGACCACGGCGCTGGCTCCTCCGACGCGGTCCTGTTGGCCCTCGCCGATGCCGCGGCCCGGTTCCCGATCCCGCTGGCCGCGTTCGGTGAGCTGATCGACGGCGTCGAGACGGACGTCATCGGCACCACCTACGCCACCTTCGACGACCTGGTTCCGTACTGTCGGCGCGTCGCGGGCGCGGTGGGGCGGCTGTGTCTGGGTGTCTACGGCTGTCCGCCGGGCACGGAGGCAACCGCCGGCCGGCACGCCGACGCGCTCGGCGTCGCCATGCAGCAGGTGAACATCCTGCGCGACATCCGCGAGGACCTCACCAACGGTCGGGTCTATTTGCCCAAGGAGGACCTCGACCGCTTCGAGGTGACTCTGGCGCTGACCCCGTCGGGTGCCCTGGCCGATCCGGGCGGTGGGCTGCACGCGCTGGTGAAGGTTGCCGCCGCCCGCGCCGCCGCGTGGTTCGACGACGGGCTGCGCCTGCTGCCGCTGCTGGACAACCGCAGCGCGTCGTGCACCGCGGCGATGGCAGGCATCTACCGGGAGCTGCTCCGCCGCATCGACGCCGACCCCGCGGCGGTGTTCACCGGTCGGGTTTCGCTGACCGGCTTCGAGAAGGCCCGGGTGGCGGGTCGAGCGCTGACCGGGCGGGCAGTGTGAGCGACTGCGGCGAGCGGGGAACGAGCGAGAAAGCCCAGGCGAACGGTGGCACAGTGAGAGTGGCGCGCACCCGAGACTTCGCCCGCCGCACAGGTGCTCCGATGACCGAGGGGCTGCGCGGTCGGCGGGTGGCAGTGCTCGGCGGCGGCCTGGCCGGGTTGACGGCCGCGCTGGAGGCGGCTGCGGCGGGTGCGCAGGTCCAGCTGTTCGAGGCCCGACCCAAGCTCGGCGGGCTGACCCATTCGTTCACCCGCGGCGACCTGCAGGTCGACAACGGGCAGCACGTGTTCCTGCGCTGCTGCACCCGCTACCGGGCCCTGCTGGACCGACTGGGCGTCGCGGACCAGGTCAACCTGCAGCCGCGGTTGGACGTCGAGATCCGGCGTCCGGGCGTGTTCCGTTCGGCTCGGCTGCGGCGCACCAACCTGCCCGCGCCGCTGCATCTGGGCAACTCGTTGCTCGGCTACGCGCCGCTGTCGCCGGTGGCCCGGGTACGGGCCGTGCTGGCCGCCTTGGCGTTGGCCCGGGTCGACGTCGCCGACCCGGCGACCGACCGGCGCAGCTTCGGCGATTGGTTGGCCGACCACGGACAGGGTGCCGGCGCCGTCGCGGCCCTGTGGGACCTTGTCGGGGTGGCCACGTTGAACGCTCACGCCGCCGATGCATCGTTGGCGCTGGCCGCATACGTCTTCCAGCAGGGCTTGCTCACCGACCGCAGCGCCGGTGACATCGGCTGGTCGCGGGTACCGTTGCAACAGCTGCACGGCGACGCCGCCAAGCGCGCATTGGGTGCCGCCGGGGTCGAGATCGCCACCGGCGCGAAAGCCACCGCGCTGTGCCGCGCCGGCGCGGGTTGGACGGTCAACGTGCGGTCCGGCACAGAGCTGGAGACCGAGGTCGCCGCCGACGCGGTCGTGGTCGCGCTGCCGCCGCGGGCCACCGAGGCGCTGCTGCCGGACGGGGCACTGGACCTGGCCGCCGGGTGGTCGCAGCGGCTGGGGGCGGCCCCGATCGTGAACGTCCACGTCGTGTACGACCGCCCGGTGCTACACAGCGCCTTCGTCGCCGGTCTGGACTCCCCGGTGCAGTGGGTGTTCGACCGCAGCCATGGCGCGGACCTGCCGGCCGGGCACTATGTGGCGATCTCACTGTCGGCCGCGGCGGCGTTCGTCGACCTGACCACTACGGAGTTGCGGGACCTGCTGGTGCCCGCGCTGGCGGCGTTGCTGCCCGCCGCGGCCAGTGCCGTGGTCGAGGATTTCTTCGTGACCCGCGAACGGGAAGCCACATTTGCACCCGCGCCGGGGGTGCGGGCGAACCGTCCGCCCGCCGCGACCGCGCTGCCCGGCCTGGTGCTGGCCGGCGCCCACACCGACACCGGCTGGCCGGCCACGATGGAAGGCGCGGTCCGCAGCGGCGAGGCCGCGGTGAGCGCCCTGCTGGCCGGTCCCCGGATCTCCGCGCAGACCCGACCGGTCGCGCGCAGCGGGGAGATCGCATGACGCTCTTCTCGACCGCTGCGCCGGGCGGCCTGGCCGATGCCCGTCGGCTGGTCGAGCCGGCGCTGCGGGCCGCCATCGCCCGCCTGGACCCGACCTGCGCGGCGCAGGCCAGCTACCACCTCGGCTGGACCGACGCGGCCGGCCTGCCGGGCGCCGGCGGCGGCAAGGCCGTGCGGCCGAGCCTCGCGCTGCTCGGCGCGCGAGCAGTCGGTGCCGACCCGACGATCGCCGTGCCCGGCGCGGTCGCCGTCGAACTGGTGCACAACTTCTCGTTGCTGCACGACGATCTGATGGACGGCGACACCGAGCGGCGGCACCGCACCACGGTGTGGGCTCTTTGGGGTCCGCCGAGCGCGATCCTCACCGGCGACGCCCTGCTCGGGCTCGCACTCGAGGTCCTGCTCGACGTTCCCGGTCCGGGCGCGGCGGCCGCCGCACGGCTGGTTGCCGCCACCACAAGGGAACTGATTCGGGGTCAGGTCGAGGACATGTCCTACGAGGGCAACCCGGAGGTCGCGGTCGAGACAGTGCTCGGGATGGCGGCAGCCAAGACCGGCGCGCTGTTGTCGGCCTCCGCGGTCATCGGTGCGGTGCTGGCCGATGCCCCGCGGCAGTCGGTCGAGGCGCTCGCGGAGTTCGGCGCGCAACTGGGCCTGGCGTTCCAGCTCGTCGACGACGTGCTCGGCATCTGGGGCGATCCGGCGCGGACCGGCAAGCCCCGCTACTCCGACTTGCGCTCGCGCAAGACGTCGCTGCCGGTGGCCTGGGTGATCGGTCGGGGCGATCGGGTCGGGGCGCAGGTGGCCAAGTGGTTGGCGACGGAGTCCGCGGACACCGAGGAACGGCTCTCCCAGATCGCCGATCTGCTCGCCGACGCCGGCGGGCAGGACTGGGCCCGGGCCGAGGCGGCACGGCGGTCCCGCCGGGCGGGGGCGTGCCTGGATCTGCTGGGGCAGTCCGACGCCGTTGCCGAACTGCGCGGCCTGGCCGAGTTCGTCGTGGGACGGGATCAATGACAACCGAGGTGGCGCCGGCGCTCGATTCGGCCGCGAACGCGCAGAGCGCGGTCACCGCCGCGATCAGGTGCCTGCGCACCCTGCAGGACTCCGCCGGTTGGTGGAAGGGCGAGCTGGAGACCAACGTCACGATGGACGCCGAGGACCTGCTGCTGCGGGAGTTCCTCGGTATCCGCACCGCCGCCGACACCGACGCCGCGGCCCGCTGGATCCGCCGTAACCAGCGCACCGACGGCAGCTGGGCGACCTTCGCCGGCGGGCCCGGCGACGTGTCGACCACGGTGGAGGCCTGGCTTGCGTTGCGCCTGGCCGGCGACGACATGACGGCCCCTCACCTGACGTCCGCTCAGAACTTCGTGCTGGCCGGCGGTGGGGTCGAAGCCACCCGGGTGTTCACCCGGATCTGGCTGGCGCTGTTCGGCCTGTGGCGCTGGGAGGACCTGCCCAACCTCCCGCCCGAGGTGATCCTGCTGCCCAAGTGGGCGCCGCTCAACGTCTACGACTTCGCTTGCTGGGCGCGGCAGACCATCGTGCCGCTCACAATCGTCGGCACTGTCCGCCCGTGTCGGCCGCTTCCGTTCGGCATCGACGAACTGCGAAGCGGACAAGCCCCGGACCGACCCGCCCAGGACTGGGTCGGGCGGGCTTTCGGGCTGCTCGACAAAGGCCTGCACGGCTACGGCCGGATCCCGCGCAACCCGGTGCGCAAGCGCGCCCTGCGTGCGTGTGCGGAGTGGATTCTCGCGCGGCAGGAGGCCGACGGCTCCTGGGGCGGGATCCAACCGCCTTGGGTCTACTCGATCCTCGCGCTGTACCTGCTCGGCTACCCGTTGGAGCACCCCGCGGTCCGGGCGGGCCTGGACGGCCTGGAGCGGTTCGTGATCCGCGAGGACACCCCCGACGGTCCGGTGCGCCGCCTGGAGGCCTGCCAGTCGCCGGTCTGGGACACCGCGCTGGCCCTGGTCGCGCTGCACGAGGCCGGCGTGCCCGCCGCCGACCCGATGGTGGTCCGCGCCGCCGACTGGTTGGTCGGCGAGGAGGTCAAAGTCCCCGGGGACTGGTCGGTGCGTCGACCGGATCTGGCACCCGGTGGTTGGGCCTTCGAGTTCGACAACGATCTCTACCCGGACACCGACGACACCGCCGAGGTCGTGCTGGCATTGCGGCACGCCCCGGGCAGCGGCCCGGCAGCTACCTCCGCCGCGGTCGAGCGGGGCATCGCCTGGACGATCGGCATGGCGTCCGCGGACGGAGGCTGGGGTGCGTTCGACGCCGACAACACCCGCAAACTGCCGATGCGGCTGCCGTTCTGCGACTTCGGAAACGTCACCGACCCGCCGTCGGCCGACGTCACCGCCCATGTGGTGGAGATGCTGGCCGAGACCGGCCGGGCCGGCGACGAGGTCTGCCGCCGCGGCGTGGACTGGCTGCGCCGCGCGCAGGAGTCCGACGGGTCGTGGTTCGGCCGCTGGGGCGCCAACCACATCTACGGCACCGGAGCGGTGGTCCCGGCGCTCGTGGCGGCCGGGGTCGCGCCGGACGACCCGGCGCTGCGCCGCGCGGTGAGCTGGCTGACGCAGCATCAGAATGCTGACGGGGGTTGGGGCGAGGACCTGCGCTCCTACCGCGACCCGAGCTGGGTCGGCCGCGGGAACTCCACACCGTCGCAAACCGCCTGGGGGTTGCTGGCCCTGCTGGCCGTCGACCCGAACCACCCGGCGGCCGAGGCCGGCGTGCGCTGGCTGACGGAGCGTCAGCGGCCGGACGGCAACTGGGACGAGCCGTTCTTCACCGGTACCGGTTTCCCCGGCGACTTCTACCTGAACTACCACCTGTACCGGCTCACGTTCCCGTTGTGCGCGCTCGCCCGGTACGTCCGGGCCTGTACATGACCGGTAGGCCACCCGCCGTGGTGGTCGCGCTGCGGCTGGAAGGACTGGCGCTGCGCGGTCACACCGGCGGAGTGCCCATCGTGCGCTGCGGGATGGGTCCACGGCGCGTGCACAAACGCGCGCCCCGGTTCGCCGACCGGCAGGGCTGGGTGTCCACCGGCTTCTGCGGCGGGCTCGCGCCCGGCGTGCGACCGGGGGACGTGGTGGTCGCGGACACCGTGGTCATCGGCGACCGGCGCCTGCCGGTCCCGGCCGGCCCTCGGTTGGCCCAGCGGTTGCAGGCGACCGGACTGCGCGTGCACCTGGGCCCGATCTACGCTGCCGACGCGGTCGTGCACGGGGCACAGCGGGCCCGGCTGGCCGCGGCCGGGCACCTGGCCGTCGACCTGGAATCCGGGGCTCTGGGCACTCTGGCCGGGGAGCGGCCTTTCGCGATCGTGCGGGCCGTCGTGGACACCGCGGATGCACCGCTGCTGCATCCTGCAACGCCGCTGCGGGTCTGGCGGGCACTACGCTCCCTGCGAGTGGTCGCGCCGCAGTTGGGCGCGTGGGCGAAGGCGCCGGAAGCGGCGCGCGGCGCCGAATCTGAGGAGGTGGGCTGAGCCTTGTCGATGCCTATGCGGCAGAACCTGCGCCTCGGGAAGTACCTGGCCAAGCAGAAGTTGCTGCGTCGGAAGAAGTTCCCGCTGCTGCTGGAACTCGAGCCGTTGTTCGCCTGCAACCTGAAGTGCGCAGGCTGCGGGAAGATCGAGCAGCCCGCGTCGCTGCTCAAACAGCGCATGCCCGTCGAGCAGGCCGTCTCCGCCGTCAAGGAGTGCGGCGCGCCGATGGTGTCGATCGCCGGCGGCGAGCCGCTGATGCACCCCGCGATCGATGAGATCGTCCGGCGACTGCTCGGCCTGAACAAGATCGTGTTCCTGTGCACGAACGCGGTCCTGCTGCCCAAGCACCTGCACCGCTTCACCCCGCACGAGGACTTCGTGTGGATGGTGCACATCGACGGTCTGCGCGAGCGCCACGACGCGTCGGTGTGCAAGGAGGGCGTGTTCGACCAGGCAGTCGAGGCGGTCAAGCAGGCCAAGGCGGCCGGCTTCCGAGTGATGACCAACACCACGTTCTTCGACACCGACACCCCGCAGGACGTGATCGACGTCCTGGACTACCTGAACGACGAACTTGGCGTCGACAACATGCAGATCTCGCCCGGGTACGCCTACGAGCGGGCTCCGGACCAGGACCACTGGCTCGGCGTCGAGCAGACCAGGGAGCTGTTCGCCAAGGCGTTCGCCGACGGCCGGCGCGCGAAGTGGCGGCTGAACCACTCGCCGCTGTTCCTGGACTTCCTCGAGGGCAAGAAGGAGTTGGCCTGCACGCCGTGGGGCATCCCGTCCTATTCGCTGCTGGGCTGGCAGCGGCCCTGCTACCTGCTCGACGACTCGTACGCGAGCAGCTACCAGGAACTGCTGGAGACCACCGACTGGGACAAGTTCGGCCGCGGGAAGGATCCGCGGTGCTCGAACTGCATGGCCCACTGCGGCTACGAACCTTCCGCCGTCCTGGCCACGATGGAGTCCCTGCGCGAGACCATCCGGGCGGCCGCGGACCGCTGAGCGGGGTCAATGATCGACAACCCGTCCGGAACCTCTAAAATCTCAAATGTCGGGCCCGTCCTGACGTCGGTGTTCCCCACCGACACGGGGTGGTCAGGTCCGAATCCGCACCCGGCAACCCGCCGGGGCCTACGAGAGGGAAACCCGATGCTGGTCGCTCGGATTCACCACCGCAATCCCCGCTGGAACGACAACTGGGACAACGACGACGACGACTACGGCAACGAGGGCTACGGTTACGACCGTGGCTACTACCGTCACCGCGGCCTGCTGGGCGGCGTCGTGGGTCTGCTCGACGACCTGCTCTAAGTCCACAACGGCGCATCCGGCCGTCACTCCCCGGGCATTATTGAGTCCCGGCGGGTGACGGCCGTTCGTTTTCGCGCATCCTGGCGTTCACTTCGCGGTCGAGCGGACGGTGCCGATCAGATCAGCCGTGCGGTGCTGCGGGCCGGCTTGGTGAGCTTGAAGGTGTCGAACGCCTTGAGCTGCCCGCCCGGGCCGACGACGTCGTAGTAGGTGACGTCGATCGTGGTCGTGCCCGCCACCGGTGCCTGGTCGACCGCGAAAGCGGCGAAGCCGTATGGATGATCGGCATCGCGGACCGCCGACCACGGCCCTTCCTCGATGAGGTACTTCGGCGCGCGGTGCCCGCTGTCGGTCCGGTCGTGGGTCAACCCGGTGATGACGTGGCAACTGCGATCGTGGCTGAGCATTCGGTGCGACGGGTTCGAGGTTCCGCCGCTGCCGATGATCATGTGGACGGTGCCCTTGGTGGTGTCCACGTGTTTCTTGTCGGAGGCTTGCGGGCGCGGGGTCATCGTGTCGTTCGACTCGGCACCACGTACCGGGTGCGTGCGCTCGTAGTGGTGTTCGTGGCCGCTGACGACCAGATCCACGCCGTGCGCGTCGAACAGTGGCAGCCAGTTGCGGCGGATGCCCAGGTCGGCCCCGTTGTACCGCGAGGTGCTCATCGCGACCTGGTGCATGCAGACCACGATCCAGTCGATCCCGGCCTGCGCGCGGCTGTGCCGCAGTTCCTGTTCCAGCCAGGCCCGCTGGCCGCCCGCGCTGTAGCCGTGGATGTAACTCGAGCCGCCGTCCTGCAGGCAGATGTCGTCGTTCTGCAGATGCACGAACCGCACGTTGCCGACGGTGTAGGCGTACCAGAGTCCGGCGAATTCGCCGGTGGCCCCGGGATTGGGCACCGGGAAGTACGTCTGGAACGCGGTGTAGCCGATCGGGCCGTTCAGGCCCTCGTTCTCGTGGTTGCCGGCGGCCGGCATCCACGGCCGGTGGCGGGCCGAGCGGGTGATGTTGTCCAGGAACCCCGACCAGGTGCGCAGCCGATCGTGGGAGAGGTTGGCGTAGCACAGGTCGCCGTTGAGCAGGTTGAGCAGCGGCGCGATGCGCTCGACACCGTCGACGATGTCGTAGGAGTGCGGGCTGCCGCAGGCGTCGTTGACCCACCGTCCGCCGGCGCCCTTGGTGCGGGTCGGGGAACCCATGTCGCCGAAGCTGGTGAACGTGAACGGCGCCCGGCCGGCGGGCGCGGTTCGGATCGTGCCGGCCTGCGGCACGGCACCCTCGTGCGTCGCCTGGTACACGTAATCGGTCCCGGGGAACAGCTGATCGATGCGCGCCGAGTGCACGTGCACCTGGCGCCGGGACTTGCCGTCGGTGTAGCTGCGGGTCTGCGCCGTCATGACCCGACCCAGACCCCCGACCGCCGTGCCGAGTTGCACCTGCGGCGAGCGGACCGGTTCGTGTGTCGTCCAGGACACGACCATCTGGGTCGCCGGGTCGTCGCCGAAGGTCAGTCGTAGGCCCTGCACCGGCGGAGCACCCGACCGGGACGGCCGACGCAAGAACTCGGGGCAGGTTGGGCTGGTGGTGGCCCGAACGGCGGCTGCCGCGGGCCGATCGAGCAGCGAGGCGCCGGCCAGCAGAGTGCCGGCACCGACGCCGACCAGTCGGAGCACGTCGCGCCGGGCCAACCAGGCGGGCGCAGGGCGCGGGACGGATTCGCTCACAGGACCTCCCGAGGCAGCAGGGCCGTCGCGTCGGAGTCTGCTGCGCCCGCCACCAAGATCCGGTGACGATCCCGCGACCGCCGGTCGACCGACTCCCGAACGTCCGCCGCGTTTTCCCTTTATCCCGAGTGCGTCCGCGCGCGGCCAAATGTCGGCAATTCCCGACTACGCCGCGCCCATGATCATTGCGAGCGTCCGGCGAACAGGGGCAGGGTTTTCCAGGTCGGCCGCGGGGGGCGCGTCGACGGGACGAACATCTGCAACCCCTCGGAGGACGTCAATGAAGGCTCTCACCCGTGCCGCAGCGGCGCTGATCGCCGCCGCGGGCCTGGCAGTCGTCGCGGCTCCGGCCGCCGGCGCCGCCACGGTCGGTGCTGCCCTGCCCGCCTACCACCACGGCCACGGTGGGGGCGGATATGGCTACGGCGGCTACGGATACGGCGGCTACGGATACGGCGACTACGGCTACGACGGCTGCGGTTGCGGCGGTTACTACTACTACAACGGTTACTGGTACGACTACCGCGGCGACGCCATGGGCGTCGACCCCAACAGCTGGCCGCGTGACTGACCGTCAGATCTGACAGCAGCCCGGTGGGACGGTGCACCTACCGTCCCACCGGATTTCTGACGTTAAGTCAGATTCCACCGAAGCGGCGTTCCAGCGCGCGGTACAGGCGCGGCGCGACCGCCCGCAGGGTCGCGGGCCCAGCCAACCAGCGCGGCTCGAACACCCGGTCCGGGCCGCCGGAAAGGGTGTCCACGACCCGATTCGCCATCTGTGCCGCGGGAATCGGCTTTGGGAAGCCTCGGTCGTAGGGGCGGCCGCGAGTGTCGAAGAACCCGGTGTCCACCACCCCGGGCAGCACGGTGGCGACCCGCAGTCCCTCGCGGTGCACCTCCGCGCGCAGGGTGTCCGCGAACGACTCCAGCCCGGCCTTGGTGGCCGAGTACACGTTCTCGCCGGGTACGCCGACCGCGCCGGCGATCGAGGTGACGTAGAGCAGCGTCCCGCGCCCGGCCGCCCGCAGCACCGGCAACGCGGCCCTGGTCAGCAGGATCGGGGCGGTGAGATTGACCTCGATGAGCTCGGCGACCCGCGCCGGGCTCATTGCGGCCACATCACCGGCGTGCCCCACCCCGGCGTTGGCCACCACCGCGTCCAGCCGCCCGTGGGTGGCCACGGCGTGGGACACGATCGACTCCGCCGCGGCCGGGTCCCGCAGTTCGACCACGCAGACCGACCCGGCACCCACCACCGGCAGCCGGTCCGGGTCGCGGCCGACCGAGACGACTACCGCCCCGCGCCGCCCCAGCTCCGCGGCGATCGCCGCACCGAGCCCGCGACCGGCTCCGGTCACCACGACCACCGCACCCACCAGATCCACCGGTCCAGTCTCGACTACCGCCGGCCCAGGATCAGCTCGGCGACCGTCCGATGTCGGGGCGTCCCGCCCGGTCCGGCGCCCAGCGTGCTGTGCACCAGCTCCATCGACACGGCCCGCCACGGGCTCCCGGCGAACTCGTGCAGTCGCTCGGCCACCTGGGCCATCGCCACCGGCCGCCCGGCCCGGGCCAGCGTCAGGTGGGGACGGAAGCGCCGGATCTCGACGTCCAGTTCGGCGCCCAGCGCCGCGTAACGCACCTTGGTGGCCAGCACCCGCAACGCGGCGGTGTCGCCGTCCAGACCGACCCAGAGCACGCGGTCGCCGAACCGGCCGCCGCCACGCAGTCGCAGCGTCAACGGCTCGACGGCAGTCGCGGCCCGTCTCAGCCGCCGGATCAGGTCCTCGACCACCGGATCCGGTACCTCGGCCAGGAAGCACGAAGTCAGGTGCCACTGCTCCGCGACTGTCCAGCGCAGCCCGTCCGGCGCGAACGGGAGCAGGCCGGCCACCGCCGCGCGAAGCTCCGCGAGGGCCGCGGGCGGGGGCCGCAGCGCGACGAACATCCGCAATCCGGGCTCCTTATCCGGCCGGCGGCGATCGACAGATCTTGGTGTGACCAATCTGAAGGCGCTCGGCCGGGACGTTGTTACCGCTCGGTCGCTATTCTGAGCGGGTACCCCGGCGGAACCGAACGCCCACCGAATCGGGCCCAGTGGTCCGTGACCGGATCCGTTTCGGCCGCTGTTGCCGGCGAACGTGATCAGAGGACGTAGATGACGCAGCCCACGACGTCGAAAAAAACGACCGCCTCGCGACAGAAGGCGACGCCGAAGGCCGACCTGCCGCGGACCAACGAGCCGGATGTCTCCGCAGCCGATGTACTGATGGTCGACCCGGTCGGTGGCTGGACCGGGGCGGACCTCCGCGACCGCCTGCTGGGCGCCGGTCAGCTGGCCGTCAAGGCCGTAAGGCACACCCCGCGGCTGGTCGACGCAGGCTCCGGCCTGGCCGCCGAACTGGCCCGCGTCGCGGTCGGCAAGTCGAACGTCGAGCCCGCTCGGGGCGATCGCCGCTTCGCCGACCCGACCTGGAACGGCCACCCGGTCTACCGCCGGGTGATGCAGGGCTACCTGGCGTTCTCGGGCACCGTCGGCGAGGTCGTCGAGCGCAGCGACATGCAGTGGCGGACCCGTGAGCGCGCGCGCTTCGCGGCCGGCGTGTTCACCTCCGCGGTCGCCCCGACGAACACGCTGGCCGGCAACCCGGCCGCGATCAAGCGGGCCTTCGAGACCGGCGGCGGCAGCCTGCGCCGCGGTGCCCGCAATTGGCTCGGCGACCTGCGCCACAACGGAGGCATGCCCAAGCAGGTCGACGACTCCGGCTTCGTCGTC is drawn from Sporichthyaceae bacterium and contains these coding sequences:
- the shc gene encoding squalene--hopene cyclase, translated to MTTEVAPALDSAANAQSAVTAAIRCLRTLQDSAGWWKGELETNVTMDAEDLLLREFLGIRTAADTDAAARWIRRNQRTDGSWATFAGGPGDVSTTVEAWLALRLAGDDMTAPHLTSAQNFVLAGGGVEATRVFTRIWLALFGLWRWEDLPNLPPEVILLPKWAPLNVYDFACWARQTIVPLTIVGTVRPCRPLPFGIDELRSGQAPDRPAQDWVGRAFGLLDKGLHGYGRIPRNPVRKRALRACAEWILARQEADGSWGGIQPPWVYSILALYLLGYPLEHPAVRAGLDGLERFVIREDTPDGPVRRLEACQSPVWDTALALVALHEAGVPAADPMVVRAADWLVGEEVKVPGDWSVRRPDLAPGGWAFEFDNDLYPDTDDTAEVVLALRHAPGSGPAATSAAVERGIAWTIGMASADGGWGAFDADNTRKLPMRLPFCDFGNVTDPPSADVTAHVVEMLAETGRAGDEVCRRGVDWLRRAQESDGSWFGRWGANHIYGTGAVVPALVAAGVAPDDPALRRAVSWLTQHQNADGGWGEDLRSYRDPSWVGRGNSTPSQTAWGLLALLAVDPNHPAAEAGVRWLTERQRPDGNWDEPFFTGTGFPGDFYLNYHLYRLTFPLCALARYVRACT
- the hpnH gene encoding adenosyl-hopene transferase HpnH translates to MPMRQNLRLGKYLAKQKLLRRKKFPLLLELEPLFACNLKCAGCGKIEQPASLLKQRMPVEQAVSAVKECGAPMVSIAGGEPLMHPAIDEIVRRLLGLNKIVFLCTNAVLLPKHLHRFTPHEDFVWMVHIDGLRERHDASVCKEGVFDQAVEAVKQAKAAGFRVMTNTTFFDTDTPQDVIDVLDYLNDELGVDNMQISPGYAYERAPDQDHWLGVEQTRELFAKAFADGRRAKWRLNHSPLFLDFLEGKKELACTPWGIPSYSLLGWQRPCYLLDDSYASSYQELLETTDWDKFGRGKDPRCSNCMAHCGYEPSAVLATMESLRETIRAAADR
- a CDS encoding metallophosphoesterase family protein is translated as MSESVPRPAPAWLARRDVLRLVGVGAGTLLAGASLLDRPAAAAVRATTSPTCPEFLRRPSRSGAPPVQGLRLTFGDDPATQMVVSWTTHEPVRSPQVQLGTAVGGLGRVMTAQTRSYTDGKSRRQVHVHSARIDQLFPGTDYVYQATHEGAVPQAGTIRTAPAGRAPFTFTSFGDMGSPTRTKGAGGRWVNDACGSPHSYDIVDGVERIAPLLNLLNGDLCYANLSHDRLRTWSGFLDNITRSARHRPWMPAAGNHENEGLNGPIGYTAFQTYFPVPNPGATGEFAGLWYAYTVGNVRFVHLQNDDICLQDGGSSYIHGYSAGGQRAWLEQELRHSRAQAGIDWIVVCMHQVAMSTSRYNGADLGIRRNWLPLFDAHGVDLVVSGHEHHYERTHPVRGAESNDTMTPRPQASDKKHVDTTKGTVHMIIGSGGTSNPSHRMLSHDRSCHVITGLTHDRTDSGHRAPKYLIEEGPWSAVRDADHPYGFAAFAVDQAPVAGTTTIDVTYYDVVGPGGQLKAFDTFKLTKPARSTARLI
- a CDS encoding SDR family NAD(P)-dependent oxidoreductase codes for the protein MDLVGAVVVVTGAGRGLGAAIAAELGRRGAVVVSVGRDPDRLPVVGAGSVCVVELRDPAAAESIVSHAVATHGRLDAVVANAGVGHAGDVAAMSPARVAELIEVNLTAPILLTRAALPVLRAAGRGTLLYVTSIAGAVGVPGENVYSATKAGLESFADTLRAEVHREGLRVATVLPGVVDTGFFDTRGRPYDRGFPKPIPAAQMANRVVDTLSGGPDRVFEPRWLAGPATLRAVAPRLYRALERRFGGI
- the thpR gene encoding RNA 2',3'-cyclic phosphodiesterase, with the protein product MFVALRPPPAALAELRAAVAGLLPFAPDGLRWTVAEQWHLTSCFLAEVPDPVVEDLIRRLRRAATAVEPLTLRLRGGGRFGDRVLWVGLDGDTAALRVLATKVRYAALGAELDVEIRRFRPHLTLARAGRPVAMAQVAERLHEFAGSPWRAVSMELVHSTLGAGPGGTPRHRTVAELILGRR